The Neobacillus sp. OS1-2 genome includes a window with the following:
- the glmU gene encoding bifunctional UDP-N-acetylglucosamine diphosphorylase/glucosamine-1-phosphate N-acetyltransferase GlmU → MSNRYAVILAAGQGTRMKSKLYKVLHPVCGKPMVQHVVDQVTKLCVQEMVTIIGHGAEKVQAQLGNASHYALQEEQLGTAHAVMQAQAILDGKDGITIVVCGDTPLIKAETMESLFKHHELSAAKATILTARIEDPTGYGRIIRNGNGLVEKIVEHKDATEAERGINEINTGTYCFDNRALFEALRQVSNDNVQGEYYLPDVIEILKNQGEVVTAFQTDEFEETLGVNDRVALAEAERIMRKRTNETHMRNGVTIIDPANTYIETAVEIGQDTVIYPGTIIKGRTTIGTECHIGPNSEIDACEIGNETVIRQSAAHKSSIGSHVNIGPFAHIRPDSNISDEVKIGNFVEIKKAVFGKGSKASHLSYIGDAEVGSDVNIGCGSITVNYDGKNKFLTKIEDGVFIGCNSNLVAPVTIGKGAYVAAGSTITKNVPGDALSIARARQVNKENYVQKLNLKK, encoded by the coding sequence ATGTCTAATCGTTATGCTGTGATTTTGGCCGCAGGGCAAGGAACGCGGATGAAATCAAAGCTGTATAAAGTATTACACCCAGTATGCGGCAAACCGATGGTACAACATGTTGTTGATCAAGTCACAAAGCTATGCGTTCAGGAAATGGTGACCATTATTGGCCATGGAGCTGAAAAGGTGCAAGCACAATTAGGGAATGCCAGCCATTATGCCTTGCAGGAAGAGCAATTGGGAACTGCCCATGCCGTGATGCAGGCCCAAGCAATTCTGGATGGAAAAGACGGTATAACTATTGTTGTCTGCGGTGACACTCCATTAATTAAAGCCGAGACAATGGAGTCTCTTTTTAAACATCATGAGCTGTCAGCTGCAAAAGCCACAATCCTCACAGCAAGAATCGAAGACCCAACAGGATACGGCAGAATCATTCGTAATGGAAACGGTCTTGTTGAAAAGATCGTTGAGCACAAGGATGCAACAGAAGCGGAACGGGGGATAAATGAAATCAATACAGGAACGTATTGTTTTGATAACCGTGCCTTATTCGAAGCATTACGGCAGGTCTCCAATGACAATGTTCAAGGCGAATACTATTTACCAGATGTCATCGAAATCCTGAAAAACCAGGGAGAAGTGGTCACAGCCTTCCAAACAGATGAATTCGAAGAAACTCTGGGTGTAAACGATCGTGTTGCTTTAGCGGAAGCCGAGCGAATTATGCGTAAACGGACGAATGAAACTCATATGCGTAATGGGGTTACCATTATTGATCCTGCTAACACATATATAGAAACAGCTGTTGAAATCGGACAGGATACTGTTATCTATCCAGGAACGATTATAAAAGGCAGGACAACCATTGGAACAGAATGTCATATTGGCCCAAATTCAGAAATTGATGCATGCGAAATTGGCAATGAAACGGTTATTCGCCAATCGGCTGCACATAAAAGCTCAATTGGTTCCCATGTTAACATTGGTCCCTTTGCCCATATTCGTCCTGATTCCAATATAAGTGATGAGGTAAAAATCGGGAACTTCGTCGAAATTAAGAAAGCTGTTTTTGGAAAAGGAAGCAAGGCCTCGCATCTTAGCTATATCGGGGATGCCGAGGTGGGTAGTGATGTCAACATCGGCTGTGGTTCGATAACCGTGAATTATGACGGTAAAAATAAGTTTTTAACAAAAATTGAAGATGGGGTCTTTATTGGCTGTAATTCTAACCTTGTTGCCCCTGTTACAATTGGTAAAGGTGCCTATGTGGCAGCTGGATCTACCATCACAAAGAATGTTCCAGGTGATGCGTTGTCTATTGCACGAGCACGGCAGGTAAATAAAGAAAACTACGTTCAAAAGCTTAATCTTAAGAAATAG
- a CDS encoding ribose-phosphate diphosphokinase — protein sequence MSNQYLDPNLKVFSLNSNLPLAQEIAKVIGVELGKCSVSKFSDGEIQINIEESIRGCDVYVIQSTSLPVNDNIMELLIMIDALKRASAKTINIVMPYYGYARQDRKARAREPITAKLVANLLETAGATRVICLDLHAPQIQGFFDIPIDHLMGVPILSEYFKNKELLGDIVIVSPDHGGVTRARKMAERLKAPIAIIDKRRPRPNVAEVMNIVGNIEGKVAILIDDIIDTAGTITLAANALVENGAAEVYACCTHPVLSGPAIERIENSKIKELVVTNSISLPEEKRRGKIVNLSVAPLLGEAIIRVHEEQSVSTLFD from the coding sequence ATGTCAAATCAATATTTAGATCCAAATTTAAAGGTGTTTAGTTTAAATTCAAATCTGCCCCTTGCACAAGAAATCGCTAAGGTTATTGGTGTGGAACTCGGAAAATGTTCAGTCTCAAAGTTTAGTGATGGAGAAATCCAAATTAATATTGAAGAAAGTATCCGTGGTTGTGATGTCTATGTTATTCAATCAACTAGTTTACCTGTAAATGATAATATTATGGAATTATTAATCATGATTGATGCTTTAAAGCGTGCTTCAGCAAAGACAATCAATATTGTTATGCCATACTATGGCTATGCACGTCAGGATCGTAAAGCACGAGCTCGTGAACCGATTACAGCTAAACTTGTGGCAAACCTGTTAGAGACTGCCGGTGCAACCCGTGTTATTTGTTTGGATCTCCATGCACCGCAAATTCAAGGATTCTTTGATATTCCAATTGATCATCTTATGGGTGTACCAATTTTATCAGAGTACTTTAAAAACAAGGAATTGCTTGGTGACATTGTCATTGTTTCCCCAGACCATGGCGGGGTAACAAGAGCACGAAAAATGGCAGAGCGTTTAAAAGCACCCATTGCCATTATCGATAAACGCCGTCCAAGACCGAATGTGGCTGAAGTGATGAATATTGTTGGTAATATTGAAGGGAAAGTAGCGATCTTGATTGATGACATCATTGATACAGCAGGAACAATCACTCTTGCTGCCAATGCTTTAGTAGAGAATGGGGCTGCCGAGGTGTATGCGTGCTGTACACATCCAGTATTATCAGGTCCAGCGATTGAACGTATTGAAAACTCGAAAATAAAAGAATTAGTTGTTACCAACTCGATTTCTCTTCCAGAAGAGAAAAGAAGAGGAAAAATTGTCAATCTATCTGTCGCTCCATTACTTGGTGAAGCAATCATTCGTGTCCACGAAGAGCAGTCTGTAAGTACACTGTTTGATTGA
- a CDS encoding 50S ribosomal protein L25/general stress protein Ctc — protein MGTVLQAKERKELKSSALRKIREAGSIPAIIYGARFESKPVYVSSADLTKTLRTVGRNGVISLDVDGSKHDVVLTDYQEDAFKKGILHVDFLAVDKSSKINVDVKLVLVGEAAGVKDGGVLQQPVHQLSITSTPDNIPAQIEVDITNLQVGETVLAGDIPSAGAFTINHEDDEVIASILPPRQEEEINAGEQQDGGHPDQEEGRETTPA, from the coding sequence ATGGGTACTGTTTTACAAGCAAAGGAACGGAAGGAACTCAAGTCTTCTGCTCTAAGGAAAATCAGGGAGGCTGGAAGCATCCCCGCCATTATTTACGGTGCTAGATTTGAGAGTAAACCGGTATATGTGAGCTCGGCAGATTTAACAAAAACACTTCGAACGGTTGGCAGGAATGGAGTCATTTCCCTTGATGTGGATGGCAGCAAGCATGATGTGGTGTTAACCGACTATCAAGAGGATGCTTTTAAAAAAGGAATTCTCCATGTAGATTTTCTAGCCGTGGATAAATCTTCAAAGATTAATGTTGATGTCAAGCTTGTCCTTGTTGGAGAGGCAGCAGGTGTAAAAGATGGTGGTGTCCTACAGCAACCTGTTCACCAATTATCGATTACGTCTACTCCTGACAATATTCCGGCGCAAATTGAAGTAGATATAACGAATCTGCAGGTAGGAGAAACCGTTTTGGCTGGTGATATTCCATCTGCCGGTGCCTTTACGATCAACCATGAGGATGATGAAGTGATCGCCTCCATCCTACCTCCAAGACAGGAAGAGGAAATTAATGCTGGCGAGCAACAGGACGGCGGGCATCCAGATCAAGAAGAAGGTAGAGAAACGACTCCCGCCTAA
- the pth gene encoding aminoacyl-tRNA hydrolase: MKCIVGLGNPGKQYEQTRHNIGFEVIDALANLFSIPLNQSKFKGMYGIGTYNGEKILLLKPLTYMNLSGESIRAVMDYYQIEVEDLVIIYDDLDLPVGKIRLRQKGSPGGHNGIKSTVAHLGTQEFNRIRIGIDRPKTGMSVPDYVLGRFSPDEMPFTKEAVKRSADACASWLEKPFLQVMNEYNQ, encoded by the coding sequence ATGAAATGTATTGTTGGTTTAGGTAATCCTGGGAAGCAGTATGAACAAACAAGACATAATATCGGCTTTGAAGTCATTGATGCCTTGGCTAATCTATTTTCCATCCCGTTAAATCAATCAAAATTTAAAGGTATGTATGGGATTGGTACTTATAATGGGGAAAAGATATTACTTTTAAAACCATTAACCTATATGAATTTGTCGGGAGAATCAATCAGAGCGGTCATGGATTACTATCAAATAGAGGTAGAGGATTTAGTAATCATTTATGATGATCTTGATCTGCCAGTCGGGAAGATACGGCTTCGTCAAAAAGGGAGCCCTGGCGGCCACAATGGAATTAAGTCTACTGTTGCCCATCTTGGTACGCAGGAATTTAACCGTATTCGAATCGGCATTGACCGTCCTAAAACAGGAATGAGTGTACCTGACTACGTTCTTGGGCGTTTCAGCCCCGATGAAATGCCATTTACAAAGGAAGCCGTGAAAAGAAGTGCGGATGCCTGTGCGTCCTGGCTTGAAAAACCGTTTTTGCAAGTCATGAATGAATATAATCAGTAA
- a CDS encoding anti-sigma-F factor Fin family protein, with amino-acid sequence MTIHYHCRHCGTKLGSIDKASVHSETLGLHKLTDQERQEMVAYDASGDIHITAICEDCQEALERNPDYHQYDFLIH; translated from the coding sequence GTGACCATCCATTACCATTGTCGTCATTGTGGTACAAAACTTGGTTCCATTGATAAAGCATCGGTACACTCAGAAACCCTTGGTCTTCATAAATTAACGGATCAAGAAAGACAGGAAATGGTTGCTTATGACGCATCTGGTGATATTCATATAACAGCCATTTGCGAGGACTGCCAAGAGGCATTAGAGCGGAACCCAGATTACCATCAATACGATTTCCTTATTCACTAA